In Chitinophagaceae bacterium, one genomic interval encodes:
- a CDS encoding phospho-N-acetylmuramoyl-pentapeptide-transferase, with translation MLYYLFNMLDEQFGIPGAGVFQFISFRAGMAIIFSLLITLVFGGRLVAFLHRKQVGESVRDLGLKGQKEKEGTPTMGGLIILAAIIIPTLLFAKLDNIYILLMLLVTVWMGLIGFLDDYIKVFKKNKKGLAGKFKIFGQISLGLIVGSVLFFHEDVIVRVNIATIEEVESNEILQNGDVITISDFMGDQHTMVDVKKPVTTIPFLKNHEIDYSAPLKFLGPGYEKWAFLIFIPVVIFIVTAVSNGANMTDGLDGLATGTSAIIGATLGVFAYVSGNIIFANYLNIMYIPFTGELVIFTAAFIGACIGFLWHNAYPAQVFMGDTGSLAIGGIIAALAIIMRKELLLPILCGIFLLENLSVIIQVFYFKYTRMVYGEGKRFFLMAPIHHHFQKKGMHESKIVSRFWIIGLLLAVMTIITLKLR, from the coding sequence ATGTTATATTATCTGTTTAACATGTTGGATGAACAATTTGGAATACCCGGAGCCGGGGTATTTCAGTTTATCTCATTCAGAGCAGGTATGGCCATTATCTTCTCTTTACTGATAACGCTTGTGTTCGGAGGCCGTTTGGTTGCCTTTCTTCATAGAAAACAGGTTGGAGAATCAGTGAGAGATTTAGGTCTCAAAGGTCAAAAAGAAAAAGAAGGAACTCCCACTATGGGCGGACTCATCATCCTGGCAGCTATCATTATTCCTACCTTACTTTTTGCCAAACTTGATAATATTTACATCTTACTAATGCTTCTGGTAACTGTATGGATGGGTTTAATCGGATTTCTCGACGACTACATCAAAGTTTTCAAAAAAAATAAAAAAGGTTTAGCCGGAAAGTTTAAAATTTTCGGGCAAATCAGTTTGGGCTTAATTGTCGGTTCTGTTTTATTCTTCCATGAGGATGTTATCGTCAGGGTAAATATTGCCACTATAGAGGAAGTAGAAAGCAATGAAATTCTTCAAAATGGTGATGTAATTACCATCAGCGATTTCATGGGAGATCAGCATACCATGGTAGATGTCAAAAAACCGGTAACGACTATTCCATTCCTCAAAAATCATGAAATAGACTATTCTGCCCCACTTAAATTTCTGGGCCCGGGTTACGAAAAATGGGCATTTCTCATTTTTATTCCGGTTGTCATATTCATTGTTACAGCTGTTTCTAACGGAGCTAATATGACTGATGGACTTGACGGACTGGCAACCGGCACCTCTGCAATCATAGGGGCGACTCTGGGAGTTTTTGCCTACGTTTCCGGTAATATCATTTTTGCGAACTATCTAAATATAATGTATATCCCGTTTACGGGAGAGCTGGTAATCTTCACCGCTGCCTTTATAGGAGCCTGTATAGGCTTTTTATGGCATAATGCATATCCGGCACAGGTATTCATGGGCGACACAGGAAGTCTGGCAATTGGAGGCATCATAGCTGCCCTTGCTATTATCATGAGAAAAGAATTACTGCTACCTATTCTCTGCGGCATTTTCCTGTTAGAAAATTTAAGCGTAATCATACAGGTCTTTTATTTCAAATATACCCGTATGGTTTACGGAGAAGGAAAACGCTTTTTTCTGATGGCACCTATTCATCATCATTTTCAAAAGAAAGGAATGCATGAATCTAAGATTGTCAGCAGATTCTGGATTATAGGGCTACTATTGGCTGTCATGACTATTATAACATTAAAACTGAGGTAA
- a CDS encoding cell division protein FtsW, which translates to MQALFKNIKGDRYIWMVVIILSIGSLLAVYSSTGTLAYRYQTGNTEFYLMRQLVLVFLSLGVMFLAHLLHYKYYARIGDLIMLISIPLLIFTLFMGTDLNQAKRWITLPVINLSFQTSDLAKLGLIMYVAKILSIKQNEIKDFQKGFLPIFIPLIIITLLIAPADLSTALLLFLTCFILMFIGRVKILYLAGLSLTGGVIIGLLVLTLSFSDNQGRLGTWQSRVDSFMTGSQDTYQVQQAKIAISKGGIFGSLPGKSTQRNFLPHPYSDFIYAIIIEEYGLMGGGILILLYILLLYRCIMIVLKVPNAFGALLAFGLSLSLVLQAMINMAVTVNLLPVTGLTLPFLSMGGTSLLFTSLSVGIILSISRNIEELEGKKIDATKAI; encoded by the coding sequence ATGCAGGCATTATTTAAAAACATAAAGGGAGATCGGTACATTTGGATGGTAGTAATTATACTATCCATAGGATCCCTGTTGGCTGTTTACAGCTCTACAGGAACCTTAGCTTATAGGTATCAGACAGGTAACACGGAGTTTTACCTGATGCGCCAGCTTGTGCTTGTTTTCCTAAGCCTTGGGGTTATGTTTTTAGCACATTTGCTTCACTATAAATACTATGCAAGAATTGGTGATTTAATCATGCTGATATCCATACCACTATTGATTTTCACCTTGTTCATGGGAACTGATTTAAACCAGGCTAAAAGGTGGATTACACTACCCGTAATTAACCTTTCTTTTCAAACCTCAGATTTAGCTAAGTTGGGACTGATTATGTATGTAGCCAAAATTCTATCGATCAAACAAAATGAAATTAAAGACTTTCAAAAAGGGTTTTTGCCCATTTTCATACCCTTAATAATTATTACACTCTTAATTGCTCCGGCAGATTTATCAACAGCTTTGCTTTTATTTTTAACCTGTTTTATACTCATGTTTATTGGCAGGGTTAAAATTTTATATCTGGCCGGATTATCACTTACCGGTGGTGTGATAATAGGTTTACTTGTTCTTACACTTTCATTTTCAGATAATCAGGGAAGATTAGGAACCTGGCAAAGCAGAGTCGACAGCTTTATGACCGGTAGTCAGGATACGTATCAGGTTCAACAGGCAAAAATAGCCATTTCAAAAGGGGGAATTTTCGGTAGTTTACCGGGTAAAAGTACTCAAAGAAACTTTTTGCCTCACCCCTACTCAGATTTTATTTACGCCATAATTATTGAAGAATACGGACTGATGGGCGGGGGCATCTTGATTTTGCTCTACATCCTGCTGTTATACCGGTGTATTATGATTGTCTTAAAGGTGCCAAATGCTTTCGGGGCCTTACTCGCATTTGGACTGAGTTTGAGCCTTGTTTTACAGGCAATGATAAATATGGCTGTCACAGTAAACTTACTGCCTGTTACAGGTTTAACACTTCCATTTTTAAGCATGGGAGGAACATCTTTACTGTTCACAAGTCTGTCGGTAGGAATTATTTTAAGTATAAGTAGAAATATTGAAGAACTAGAAGGAAAAAAAATTGATGCAACAAAAGCCATATAA
- the murG gene encoding undecaprenyldiphospho-muramoylpentapeptide beta-N-acetylglucosaminyltransferase encodes MQQKPYKILISGGGTGGHIYPAIAIANGLKEQLPAADFLFVGAEGRMEMEKIPESGFKIIGLPIKGLQRKAIFKNLLLPFHVIRSLLKAGKIISDFKPDLAIGVGGYASGPVLYMAGKKKVPYVLQEQNSYAGLTNKILAKKAKKVFVAYDGMDKYFPKENIIFTGNPVRKNISGKNITKSQAAAFFGLDENKTIILSIGGSLGALTINKALYNNHDELLDKNLQLIWQTGKGFYPKAEKFNKKGLFVTDFIKEMDMAYAAADIIISRAGALSISELCMVGKAVVLVPSPNVAENHQYKNAMALVKKNAALLVEDHIAEEKLIKEVISLSENKAAQQSLSEASKTMAKENAVQDIVNNCIQILEKKDS; translated from the coding sequence ATGCAACAAAAGCCATATAAAATCCTGATATCAGGGGGTGGCACAGGAGGCCACATCTATCCGGCAATAGCTATTGCAAACGGACTCAAAGAGCAATTACCTGCTGCCGACTTTCTGTTCGTAGGTGCTGAAGGCCGTATGGAGATGGAAAAAATCCCTGAAAGCGGTTTTAAAATCATTGGTTTACCTATAAAAGGACTTCAAAGAAAAGCTATTTTTAAAAATCTACTGCTGCCTTTTCATGTCATCAGATCTTTATTAAAAGCGGGTAAAATTATATCTGATTTTAAGCCTGACCTGGCAATAGGCGTAGGAGGATATGCCAGCGGACCGGTTTTATATATGGCAGGTAAAAAGAAAGTCCCTTATGTTTTGCAGGAACAAAATTCCTATGCCGGACTCACAAATAAAATTCTGGCCAAAAAAGCTAAAAAAGTGTTTGTGGCATATGATGGTATGGATAAATACTTTCCAAAAGAAAATATCATTTTCACAGGTAATCCGGTAAGAAAAAATATATCAGGAAAAAATATTACTAAATCTCAGGCAGCTGCATTTTTCGGTTTGGATGAAAACAAAACTATTATACTTTCAATCGGTGGCAGCCTTGGTGCATTAACAATAAATAAAGCTCTTTACAATAATCATGATGAATTATTAGACAAAAACCTTCAGCTAATCTGGCAAACCGGGAAAGGTTTTTATCCCAAAGCAGAAAAGTTTAACAAAAAAGGCTTGTTCGTCACTGACTTTATAAAAGAGATGGACATGGCTTATGCTGCTGCCGATATAATTATCTCAAGAGCCGGAGCGCTCAGTATATCAGAATTATGCATGGTGGGCAAAGCTGTTGTTTTGGTTCCTTCACCAAATGTGGCAGAAAATCATCAGTATAAAAATGCAATGGCATTGGTTAAAAAAAATGCCGCCTTATTAGTTGAAGATCATATTGCTGAAGAAAAACTTATAAAAGAAGTTATTTCACTAAGTGAAAACAAAGCAGCACAACAATCGCTAAGTGAAGCTTCGAAAACTATGGCAAAGGAAAATGCAGTTCAGGATATCGTAAACAATTGTATTCAAATTTTAGAAAAAAAGGATTCCTAA
- the ftsA gene encoding cell division protein FtsA, with the protein MEKKKETIVAIDIGTTKICAVAGRLNEYGKLEILGIGKSLSKGVSRGMVANIDKTVESIKLAVEQLKSQVDIDFKKVYVGIAGEHIRCQQQRGNIVRNNTEDEISRKDIEEMIKQMKKMPVPQGNLIIHVLPQEFIVDGEHFIKDPEGYPGTNLEANFHIITGKATAAKNIQRCIVKSGLEVEDIILEPIASAEAVLSEEEKEAGVVLVDIGGGSTDITIFKENIIRYTAVIPFGGEIVTSDIQQGCKLLKEHAEKLKLKFGSSLPVESFENKVVSIPSLKGRPAKEISLKNLAGIINARMEEIIHDVLFHIETANKDYPKTLIGGIVLTGGGAMLKNVKPHFEYITGMDARIGLPNEHLAKSEVPNLQNPIYSTGIGLVLKGFEENKSELEEEESEETLKTTENETIEPNVVLKEKKGLAKFWKSIKKWFEDGIENDF; encoded by the coding sequence ATGGAAAAGAAAAAAGAAACAATAGTAGCAATTGATATTGGCACAACAAAAATTTGTGCCGTAGCCGGAAGACTGAACGAATATGGCAAACTGGAAATATTAGGAATTGGAAAAAGTCTTTCCAAAGGGGTTAGTCGTGGTATGGTAGCAAATATAGATAAAACAGTAGAATCTATTAAACTGGCTGTTGAGCAACTCAAGAGCCAGGTGGATATTGATTTCAAAAAAGTATATGTAGGAATTGCCGGCGAACATATTCGTTGCCAACAACAAAGAGGAAACATTGTCAGAAATAATACAGAGGATGAAATTTCCAGAAAAGATATAGAGGAAATGATCAAACAGATGAAAAAGATGCCGGTTCCGCAGGGGAATCTCATCATTCATGTGTTACCTCAGGAATTTATAGTAGATGGTGAACACTTTATCAAAGATCCTGAGGGATATCCGGGCACTAACCTGGAAGCTAATTTTCATATCATTACCGGAAAAGCTACGGCAGCCAAAAACATACAGCGTTGTATCGTCAAAAGCGGACTTGAAGTTGAAGATATCATCTTAGAACCAATTGCATCTGCTGAGGCAGTACTAAGCGAAGAAGAGAAAGAAGCAGGGGTAGTTCTTGTTGATATTGGAGGCGGCTCAACTGACATTACAATTTTTAAGGAAAACATCATTCGGTATACTGCGGTGATTCCCTTTGGTGGAGAAATAGTTACGTCCGACATACAACAAGGATGCAAGCTGCTGAAAGAGCATGCAGAAAAACTAAAACTGAAATTCGGATCTTCCCTGCCGGTAGAAAGTTTTGAAAACAAAGTAGTAAGTATACCTTCCCTGAAAGGGCGTCCGGCAAAGGAAATTTCCTTAAAAAATCTGGCCGGCATTATTAATGCGCGTATGGAAGAAATCATACATGATGTCTTGTTTCACATAGAAACAGCTAATAAAGATTACCCTAAAACACTTATCGGTGGGATTGTCCTTACCGGTGGAGGTGCAATGCTAAAAAATGTAAAACCACATTTTGAATATATCACAGGCATGGATGCCAGAATTGGTTTACCAAACGAACATTTGGCAAAATCAGAAGTACCTAATTTACAAAATCCGATTTATTCAACAGGCATAGGATTAGTCTTAAAAGGTTTCGAAGAAAACAAATCAGAACTTGAAGAAGAAGAATCAGAAGAGACTTTAAAGACAACGGAAAATGAAACGATAGAACCTAATGTGGTTCTAAAAGAAAAAAAAGGTTTGGCCAAGTTTTGGAAAAGCATAAAAAAATGGTTTGAGGACGGCATCGAAAACGATTTTTAA
- a CDS encoding UDP-N-acetylmuramoyl-L-alanyl-D-glutamate--2,6-diaminopimelate ligase, with product MKKFLKDILYTVPLDEVYGNTACEINALEFDSRKLADNDVFFAIKGLKSDGHDFIPEAEKKNVRAIVHSDQVKNYKENITYIKVADVQAAMGIMAANYFGQPANKLKLIGVTGTNGKTTVVSLLFQLFTKLGFKVGLISTVEYKIANKTYPSSFTTPDTLQLNKLFHEMVENGCEYVFMEVSSHAIEQKRIAGLKFTGAVFTNISHDHLDYHLNFQNYITAKKKLFDSLGSMSFALVNVDDKRGTVMLQNTKARKRTFSLYTMADYKGKLLEQSFEGMLVNINSKEVFSLLLGEHNAWNLLTVFAVAIELGIPEEEIFEPLSALKAPEGRFDYIKISKNGITGIVDFAHTPDALKNTLAAINNMKNQKQQVITVIGCGGNRDKEKRPLMARIAAEMSDRVILTSDNPRNEDPQAIIKEMKAGLHPALEKKALSIPDRKEAIQLACSLSKDQDIILVAGKGHEKYQEINGEKHPFDDKLILIHELKILNT from the coding sequence ATGAAAAAGTTTTTAAAAGACATATTATACACGGTGCCATTAGATGAAGTATATGGCAACACAGCTTGTGAAATCAATGCCCTTGAATTTGATTCCCGCAAACTGGCCGATAATGATGTCTTTTTTGCAATTAAAGGCTTGAAATCAGATGGCCACGACTTCATACCGGAAGCTGAAAAGAAAAATGTCAGAGCTATTGTACACTCTGATCAAGTTAAAAATTACAAGGAAAACATCACCTATATCAAAGTAGCAGATGTGCAAGCTGCTATGGGTATAATGGCAGCAAATTACTTTGGGCAACCCGCAAACAAGCTAAAACTCATAGGTGTTACCGGCACGAACGGAAAAACAACAGTTGTAAGTCTGCTTTTTCAATTATTTACAAAGCTGGGCTTTAAAGTAGGTTTGATTTCTACTGTGGAATATAAAATTGCAAATAAAACCTATCCTTCAAGCTTTACTACACCTGATACACTTCAACTAAATAAACTTTTCCATGAAATGGTTGAAAATGGTTGTGAGTATGTTTTTATGGAAGTAAGCTCACATGCCATTGAACAAAAAAGAATAGCCGGTTTAAAATTTACCGGTGCAGTTTTCACAAATATCTCTCATGATCATTTGGACTATCACCTGAATTTTCAAAACTATATAACGGCTAAAAAGAAACTCTTTGATAGCCTCGGTTCTATGTCTTTTGCATTGGTAAATGTAGATGATAAAAGAGGCACGGTAATGCTCCAAAACACCAAAGCCAGAAAAAGAACTTTCAGTTTATACACCATGGCAGATTACAAAGGCAAACTACTGGAGCAAAGCTTTGAGGGAATGCTGGTAAACATAAATAGTAAGGAAGTTTTCTCTCTACTTTTAGGTGAACATAATGCCTGGAATCTACTAACGGTTTTTGCTGTAGCCATTGAGCTTGGTATTCCGGAAGAAGAAATTTTTGAACCGCTGTCTGCCCTTAAAGCTCCTGAAGGAAGATTTGATTATATAAAAATTAGTAAAAACGGAATTACCGGAATTGTTGATTTTGCCCATACACCGGATGCACTTAAAAACACTCTGGCGGCAATAAACAATATGAAAAATCAAAAACAGCAAGTAATTACAGTCATTGGCTGCGGAGGCAACAGAGACAAAGAAAAAAGACCGCTAATGGCCAGAATTGCTGCTGAAATGAGCGACAGAGTAATCCTAACCAGTGATAATCCCAGAAATGAAGATCCACAGGCAATTATAAAAGAAATGAAAGCCGGCCTTCATCCTGCTTTAGAAAAAAAAGCACTAAGTATTCCCGATCGAAAGGAAGCGATACAACTGGCTTGCTCACTTTCAAAAGATCAGGATATTATACTGGTAGCCGGCAAAGGACATGAAAAATATCAGGAAATAAATGGCGAAAAGCATCCATTTGATGATAAGCTGATTTTAATACACGAACTAAAAATTTTAAATACATAA
- the murD gene encoding UDP-N-acetylmuramoyl-L-alanine--D-glutamate ligase, whose protein sequence is MEKRCTILGAGESGVWAAVLASLKGWNAFVSDSKNITAEYKAILNQYKIDFEEGEHSLDKICDSELIIKSPGVPESTKIVQTIRKQKIELISEIEWAFRYTDKPVIAITGTNGKSTTTRLIGHILDKASLKVSVGGNLGDAFSKLVINAEEDTDYYVLEVSSFQLDDCKTFKPKISIILNITEDHLDRYQDKFENYIQSKLSIARLMDKEDTLILNFDDKVLLEHINKKQLNTRKLWFGMEEKKELTAFTRNNKLIIAEENPFEMELTDLKIKGKHNIYNSMAAGISARVLDLRKEVIRESFMDFKGLEHRLEFVARIGGVEYINDSKATNVNSAWYALESMNKPTVWIAGGVDKGNDYASIIPLIRKKVKAIICLGANNVPLHNAFSKHVDVMMNTDNMREAVEMAAAISTNGDAVLLSPACASFDLFENYKKRGEHFKKHVIEL, encoded by the coding sequence ATGGAAAAAAGATGTACCATTTTAGGAGCAGGTGAAAGCGGGGTTTGGGCAGCAGTTTTAGCAAGCCTCAAAGGCTGGAATGCTTTTGTTTCAGACAGCAAAAATATTACGGCCGAGTACAAAGCTATACTGAACCAATATAAAATTGATTTTGAAGAGGGAGAGCACAGTCTTGATAAAATTTGTGATTCTGAACTGATAATTAAAAGTCCGGGAGTACCCGAATCAACAAAAATAGTTCAAACCATAAGAAAACAAAAAATCGAGTTGATTTCTGAAATAGAATGGGCCTTCAGATATACAGACAAACCGGTGATTGCTATCACAGGAACAAACGGAAAATCAACAACGACCAGGCTGATTGGACACATTTTGGATAAAGCTTCCTTAAAAGTTTCTGTGGGAGGAAATCTCGGGGATGCATTTTCTAAACTGGTGATAAATGCTGAAGAAGATACGGATTACTATGTACTGGAAGTCAGCAGTTTTCAATTAGACGATTGCAAAACATTTAAACCAAAAATCAGCATAATCTTAAACATTACCGAAGACCATTTGGACAGATACCAGGATAAATTTGAAAACTATATACAGTCTAAACTTAGCATAGCTAGGCTAATGGATAAAGAAGATACACTAATCCTCAATTTTGATGATAAGGTTCTGCTTGAACACATCAACAAAAAGCAATTGAATACCAGAAAGCTTTGGTTTGGTATGGAAGAAAAAAAAGAACTCACAGCCTTTACCAGAAACAACAAATTAATAATTGCCGAAGAAAACCCTTTCGAAATGGAACTTACAGACTTAAAAATTAAAGGCAAACACAACATTTACAACTCTATGGCTGCCGGAATTTCAGCCAGAGTGCTTGACCTCAGAAAAGAAGTCATCCGGGAGAGTTTTATGGACTTTAAAGGACTGGAACACCGTCTGGAGTTTGTAGCAAGAATCGGGGGTGTGGAATATATTAATGACTCAAAAGCTACAAATGTAAATTCCGCCTGGTATGCTTTGGAATCAATGAATAAACCGACAGTTTGGATAGCCGGAGGAGTTGACAAAGGCAATGACTATGCTTCAATCATTCCATTAATCAGAAAAAAAGTGAAAGCAATCATTTGTTTGGGCGCTAATAATGTCCCCTTACACAATGCATTCTCAAAGCATGTGGATGTGATGATGAATACAGATAATATGAGAGAGGCGGTGGAAATGGCTGCTGCGATTTCTACAAATGGAGATGCCGTTTTGTTGTCTCCGGCATGCGCGAGTTTTGATTTGTTTGAAAATTATAAAAAACGTGGTGAACACTTTAAAAAACATGTAATAGAGCTATAA
- a CDS encoding UDP-N-acetylmuramate--L-alanine ligase, whose protein sequence is MSILLSNISKVYFAGIGGIGMSALAHYFLENNISVSGYDQNSSAITRKLEERGVQIAYDIKPENINDNLDLVVYTPAIPSDHPLLIFFKQKGIQVLKRAEVLGMITQRLNTIAVAGSHGKTTISSLLTHLFHNSSINPYAFLGGISNNIGSNFKTGKDWAVVEADEFDYSFLKLYPKMIILSSIDSDHMDIYKSMDNLYDSFKSFVRKLPKEGKLIVHEKANRNSDFDCPEIITYSLDNTADIYPADIEKKDTFLHFSLNYKGRKISGFQMPALGLHNLENAIAAITAALESGLDENTIKVNLQSFSGVKRRFEYVFASENILYIDDYAHHPTEINALLKSVKEQYPKRHTTIIFQPHLYSRTRDLAEEFGKSLSNADKVILLDIYPAREAPIENVNAALIAKYISHGNHKLMTKEELTAQIDLMQLDILITAGAGDIDKLVEPIKNTLENKNKNLIADSYEDK, encoded by the coding sequence ATGTCAATATTATTATCAAACATATCAAAAGTGTACTTTGCCGGAATCGGTGGAATCGGGATGAGTGCCCTTGCCCATTATTTTCTTGAAAACAATATTAGTGTTAGCGGCTATGATCAAAATTCATCTGCCATCACTCGTAAGCTGGAAGAAAGAGGGGTTCAGATAGCGTATGATATAAAACCGGAAAACATAAATGACAATTTGGATTTGGTTGTTTACACACCAGCCATTCCATCGGATCATCCTTTGCTTATCTTTTTTAAACAAAAAGGAATACAAGTGCTCAAAAGAGCCGAGGTTTTGGGGATGATAACTCAAAGATTAAACACTATTGCCGTTGCCGGTTCTCACGGAAAAACGACAATATCGTCCCTGCTAACACATCTGTTTCACAATTCATCCATAAATCCCTATGCCTTTTTAGGAGGTATTTCCAACAATATTGGCAGTAATTTCAAAACCGGAAAAGACTGGGCTGTAGTGGAAGCAGATGAGTTTGACTATTCTTTTCTGAAACTTTATCCTAAAATGATTATCCTGTCATCAATTGACAGTGACCACATGGATATTTACAAATCCATGGACAACTTATACGACAGTTTCAAAAGTTTTGTCAGAAAGCTGCCTAAAGAAGGTAAACTGATAGTACACGAAAAAGCTAACCGCAACTCGGATTTCGATTGCCCGGAGATTATCACTTACTCTTTGGATAATACAGCAGATATATATCCGGCAGATATAGAAAAAAAGGACACTTTTCTCCATTTTTCACTAAACTATAAAGGAAGAAAAATAAGCGGATTTCAAATGCCTGCCCTGGGGCTTCATAATCTTGAAAATGCAATTGCAGCAATTACAGCTGCATTAGAAAGTGGTTTGGATGAAAATACAATTAAGGTTAACCTGCAAAGCTTTAGCGGCGTGAAGAGAAGGTTTGAATATGTATTTGCCTCTGAAAATATTTTATACATAGATGACTACGCACATCACCCAACAGAAATTAATGCTTTGCTTAAATCTGTAAAAGAACAGTATCCCAAAAGACATACCACTATTATTTTTCAGCCACATTTATACAGCAGGACAAGGGATTTGGCAGAAGAATTTGGGAAGAGCCTCTCAAATGCAGACAAAGTAATTTTACTTGATATTTATCCGGCCCGGGAAGCACCAATAGAAAACGTGAATGCCGCTCTGATAGCTAAGTATATCAGTCATGGTAACCATAAACTAATGACCAAAGAAGAGTTAACTGCTCAAATAGACTTAATGCAGCTTGACATTTTAATCACAGCCGGGGCAGGTGATATTGACAAATTAGTTGAACCGATTAAAAATACTTTAGAAAATAAAAACAAAAATCTGATAGCAGATAGTTATGAAGATAAATAA